A window of Benincasa hispida cultivar B227 chromosome 9, ASM972705v1, whole genome shotgun sequence genomic DNA:
CCTTTAATGGTGTTGCTTCCAGACGATCACCATCAAGGCTTTCAGCCTCTTCTCTAAAATTTTCAAGAAGCAGTGCGGCATTTGTTGGACTATGGAAACCCTGTCCATCATATAAAATCCTAGACTCGCTGACTGTTGAAGATGAAACTTCCTTGGAAGGTGATATGTTTGATGGCCTTTTCCTGCATAAGTTCCGTGCTAAGTGCGGCATTGCATAAAAAATGGTGAATATAACAAATATGGGTAAGGAAGCTATATAACGAGTTTTTTTATAGTGAAAACCCCACTTCCATCAAGAAAGGCTGCAATGGCAAGGCAAAGTCCAACCCAAAAAATGTACACCGAAACTCAAATATGAAATTATTAGCACATTAGATATGATATGTGCCTTGTTCTTCCGTGTTAGATAGCAAAAGAAAGGATGGAAGGTTAATTTTCCAAATAACTGCACATAAAGCAGGTGTATACCGGCACCGGCCATCCTTGATAACCCATTAACAcgatcaaaaaagaaaaataatgtacCAATTTCAGATTAAGGTATAAGCCATCAGGTGCATACCCAAATACTGTCAAGAAGCTCTACTCCATAACCAAACATAATATCCCATTAACACAATAAGCACTAAACCAATTACACCCATCTATACAGATTACAGAGAAAGTAAAAAGCAATGCACTCGAAATGCTATTAACGCAATAAGTTGAAATTGAGCAATTGAAAGCATTTGAATCAAACAAATTTCAATGAGCAGATTAAGACCACATAGTTTGCTTTTACAACCCCACTAAATAGGTCAGTTAATTGAAACCTCTACCCAAGAAATGACTTCCGTTCGAACTAAAATTGACTTCAAACTGAGTAAAAGACGTATTTTCTCGTTGCCAGTAAGAAGAAGCAACAAAGAGAAAGGAAACCGGCGAATGCACCTGTAGCGACGGAATCGCTCCCGAATGGTGAGGTCTTCGGGATCAAAGTAGCTGGGAAAAGCGTCCATTTCTTCGTCCATACTAGAATATGAATCTGGCTTTCCTCTCAGAAAAAACACACAGGATTTTGGTGATTCGAGGAAGAGACAAGCAAGCGCGGGAGTGTTGGGCAAAAACCTCTGAGGTTCAGTCAATAAAACCCTCGCTCACTTCAAGCGTTAAACCGGACCAACGTCAAACATGTCCCTCAGTCCAACCAAAAATTATTgagaaacctttttttttttagtcaaatttaaaattatatttgattttttaattgaaagatTGTTTTGACGGATAGAATTgtcgaaaatattttttaaatatgctaaaatatcaaaatctatCAATTATTGACATctataaatgtaatatttattaGTGATCTATAGTGTTTATCACTATCTATCGGATAGACTATCACCGTTTATCACTAAAagataatgacattttgctatatttataaatatttagttcttttttttatttaaaaacaaccctttttaatttgttattaattttaagatGTTACATTTTTAACATCAAATTTGAGTTTAGCTATCATACTTGTATCCCCAAGTTTTCATTGATGCTTCCTTAAATTCCCTATCAATTACTTTATAATATCATGAAGTGAAAgtttaaacttaattaaatagTCTTTTCTAGCCAAATGAATTCTAACGATGATGAAAAACTAGTGAAGGTGAATCAATtacaattcttttaaattaattaattgatattaataCTAGTGactaaaaacaaatatttattgaaaaatcaaagtttattGTGTAAGTCATATAATAATGATCCGAATGGAAACAAAACTTATATAGTCCAATGGTAAAAAATAAGTAACATTTTACAAACCATATAACGAACAAAAATTAAACTCATAACTTTGGGTTACTAGTActcaagaataaaaaaaatatatatggttaCAAATTTAAACTTTCTAAACTTATGgactaaatgaaaataaaacaaaaatctagAGACCAAATATGTGATCGATGACTTATTCACTAAGACATACTTTGACTGAATTAAAATCATTACATCTGAATTATTTACTACTTAAAACAATCCTTATTGACTAGTGTGATTTTCTATGACAAACCAACCTTTTTCGCATTTcatacaaaattaaaacaaaaatgttGAAATTGTTGATTAAATCAATGTTTTCTGCattttcaaatatctatttGTAGTagattcaaaaactaaaattaaatatatagttGACTAAAAAACGTGTAATATAACGTGGTGAATTAAATGTAGCCACAACTCTTTCATgacaaaaaaagtaaataataattcaatttttttagaaaaatcaaaatttcttgCCACATGTAATTGTTGTATAATCCAAACTACACccagtatttttattttacaactGTTCTATCCAGAAATGTTCAAAAGAacaatatgattaaaaaaatagtgataATAAAGTAAACCGTTCACAGCCCTCCGTGGCTGTCACACAGTTAGACAACAGTACAGTTAAAAACTGAGACCATTTCCCATGCCATAATATAGAAGGAAACGtcgaaattttcaaattatttaaaacatCCGTTGGGAAAATAAAGATCCAAAATTTCCTTATAAACATGATAATCAGCCGATTGTTTTGTTCCTGGCATGTAATAAcacaaaacaattaaaaacaatagGGAAAAAATTATATTCTGAAGCATCATCAACCCTTcacaaagaaaatagaaaaggcccaaagagaaaaaagggaaaactaAATTACCAAGCTATACCCAACTAGTCTCCTAAATAATACCACCAAGAATCCTCATATCCTTGTATAAATTCAGATACTCGGGTACATAATGACATTTCATAAACACAGCTCCCAGGCTATTTAAAAACTGaaacaataaaaaaagatataacTAAGGCTCAGAAACTCTCCACAAAGAGGAAAacgaaaaagaaggaaaaagaaaaaagaaaaaaaaaaaagaaaagaaaagaaaaaaaagatcgAGAGATCTCGACAGAACTAAGCACTCCATTTTGTATACACCTCTCATCAGCCTTACTGATAATACATGAGCTGCTGAGCTGCCGCAACATTCTGAAAGCCACCATCGTAGATGGCCTGACTCGAGCCAGCAGCACCCATTCCCATGGCTGCCTGCTTTAAAGGATGTGGCGCCTGAGGGTGCATGAGGGCATGGACGCCGCCCATCTTGCTCATGGCCAGTTGCCGCTCGTATGCTAAGAGATCAGTTGTTGAGAGTCCAGGCAATGGAACTGCTGCAGGTGGAGGAAGCGGGTTGGAGATGGTTCCAGGTGGGGTCGGCTTGCTTCCCCAAGAGCACTGCACACAGAGTAATGGTGCAACCCGGTTAGATCAGAATTAAGACTAAGAAAGCCACAAACTACTCTGAAATTATTAACCGGTGCTATGTGCAAGAGGAATAGCTAAACATAATCACAAATAGTTCCTAATCTTTTCGGTTATTCCAAGTTTCATCACTAGTCTTCCTCAGGTTCTGAATCTTACTCCtgcattaaaatttaattatgtcattctgttcaaataaaaattgttaGAACTTGTTAGTAGATTATTGTTTTACAACTGTTGGACATGTCTGCATCTTCCTTGAAAGAAATGAACGGGAAAGTACAATTATGCATAGTGTAGCATCTGAACGGAACGTCCACATGTTCCCCCAAATATGTTGATAAAACAATCATTTTAATCATACCTCAACTTTTAAACAAAAGTTTCACCTAACTGAAAATTTTCAATCCATTAAAGAGTAGAATTACATGTTTTAAAGGATCTTTCGACAAAATCGACAATTACCTAGGCTGGGACCATTTCATATGTTtggcaataataataataataaatgtttaGATCCCAAGACATaagaaaacacaaaataaaaatactaaaatatcaATAGCCTTTCAAGTGGGCTATgtcattttatttataattgaatCACATATCCTAGAGATATTTCCAGTACCTCTCAGTAGTATCTCATCCATCACATTGTGTCCTTGAGGTGTGGTAAGCAACCAAGATCCAAAATTAGGTAACATGCAACCCTTAATTTTTAggttaaataatttctaaagcTTCGAGTCATgtccaaaataaaaatagatatatTTAATAGACACATTTTAGGTTGTCAGACATGTCTGCAATGTGTCTGAACATATCCATCTCTATACTTTGTAGTTCATCTTCTTATTTGACCAAGGACGCCcttgtgccaatttgttcggATTTCAAACACCAGAAAATAGAAGAATATTAATATTGCAAATAGAGAGGGTAGGGACTCTACCAAGTCCCACATTGGACAACTCCCAAAATCATTTGCCACTCGAAGATCACCAACTCCTCTAAAAGTCACCCCTAACTAATTACCCACCGTGTTCATagatctacttttttttttttttttttttttggagaaaaggAAATAGGCAGAGTGTATGATATTTGACAAGTAATATCTACTAATATTCCAAACATATCAATCACTTACTAGACTCTTACATAATAATAAACAacagataaaaatgaaaaattgaactGATGGAATTCAAGACTGCACAAGGAGCAACTGTATGCCATAAGATGAAGAATGCATCAGTTTCACTATGAACGAAACTTGAAAGTGCAATCATCATTCcaatagaaaaaaatagaagcttTGTATACAAAGCAAAAAACAAAACCTTAATCTGTTTGCCACAGAGAAACGACTGAGCATTCCCCATCTGAATAGCTAAAGCTGCCTCGGCATGAGTGCTGTATCGAACAAAACCAAAGCCCTTATCACGCTGGATGCGGACCTCCTCAATCACACCAGCCCCAAGAGAATGAAAATGGCGATGAAGATCAACCTGCGTGGCCTGTATAaggaaaaatcattttaaaatttgcatAATTGTCAAAAACACCCAAATATCACAGATGTCAACAAAATAAACGCTACGCTACAATATTATCCTCCTAGAAATTATTCAGACTGTCCATTTCTGGCCTAAAATTACAAACCAAACAGAAGCACCCTTCTAGAGACAGGAAGATTATATGAACCTCGTTTTATATAGCAACCTCAACCAAGTGGTACACTTGCAAAAACTTGGCAAGCTGTGTACCATATCACCTCCATCGTGTTATTTTGTCATTGGCACAAGTTAAATTAACacgtttaaaaaaattaataaagttaagAATGAGGAATTACCTCTGGAGCAAGATTGCCAACATAAACAGTAGTGTACTGAGGATTGTTCTCCGGGGCATCACTATTAACTGTTTCTTTACCGTCTTCTGCAGAAATGTCAAAATTCAAGTAAGTATCGTCAAAAGCTTCGGGGATCGATCCTCAGGGTAAGGAAATCGAAAAGTGAGacattttacacttttaatttctaattgaaATTACTAATACTGCTGCTTTCTACAGCTTTTGAATTTCAGTCGCTTCAATTGCTACAAATAATCATTATTGCAAAGCAGCATAAACATGGGTATGAACACTAACCAGATGATCCATTTGTAAGTTCTGCAATGCTTTTCACATCTGAGCTCTGCTTGTCGTCATTGGACCCAGCACCCTTTGTTGCCCAGTTGCAGCGAATCTGTCTACTTCCAAGCCACTTGCCTGAAGGAGACCATATATCGTAAAAAATAAGGCAATATGGTCAAAGGAccatttcaatttcaaaagttaaaagACAAGAAATccccaagatttttttttacgtCGTTTTAATTAGTCTACCAAATGATAGTCTAGTACAAGAAATTTGAACTATCAGCGGTAACCAAGTCCTTACCAGTCAGGTCATTTATCGCACTTTGAGCATCCTGGAAAAGGAGCATAATTTAGTAAAGAGGAGAAAAATAACAGAAAAATAATATACTTTGATTATGTAGTTTGAACCTGTTGGTTGCGAAAGGAAACAAAACCAAATCCCCTGGAACGGCCAGTCTTCTGATCCCACATAACTCTGGCATCACTGAAACCAATAGAACATGATATCAGATGTTGCAGGTTAGAAAAGACAAACTACTAACATACTCATCCTAACTTCAATTATGCTCTTTGAGCTGTCAAAGTATATCAAACTTATTCATTTCAATGGTAGAAATTACATGCAATATTCAAAGGgcaacaaacaaataaaaaagagttTATAGGGGCTGAAGCTTACGAACAGCTAGGGAAAACAGAAAAGCATGCAAACAAAGTAGAATCGGTCACTTCAGGGCTAAGATCACCCACAAAAATGTTGAAATGACCTGTACACAAAAGATGCAGCCGAATATAAGATAAATTATTTAAGCCTTTGCAACTCACGGCCATTGATCCAAAACAGATACCAGACCTGATGTGTCCTCTCTCTGACCACTAGCATAAGCCCAATTTACTTTGATAGGCTGCCCAAACCTGCAAAGTACATATTGAGACAGGAAACAGAAGTACAGACGGGAAATAAGAAATTCAGTTATCTACTTACAAATGCCTCCCATTAAGTGACAAAATAGCCATAGCAGCCGATCTGCGATCAAAATAGTGAATAAATCCATAGGATGACTGCATAAAGCAGTGGCAACAAGGATGTTAATAGACAAGAAGGAAACAGAAGACCTTGAAATTAACAGTAATATAAACAAAAAGATTTATCCCATTGTATGAAAAATAGAGCATGAACAAAGGTTTTGCATCGTAAGCTCCTGTGATGCCAACCTTCTCCTTTCTGACAAGCTTGCAGCTCTCAACAAGGCCTGTGCTCCCAAAAACCTCTTGAAGAAGTGGTTCTGTTACCTGTGTATGTACATTTCCCACGTACCTGCATTtcctcaaaattaaaaaaactaaaaattttaaaaaggaaaagaaaacaaagaaaatacaaaaaaaatatataagtaaTCAAACAGAGTCATATGGGtatacataaaaaattaaaactagtattaaaaaaatctagaaatttGGTTGAGATTTGAGAAGACATAATTTTAGAGCATTAGCTCAGAAAATTGAACTATTAGAGATCCAGTTTCTAAGGAATTATAGATACTTAACGAGAACTAGATAGTCAATGACAATTCTGAGACTGAGAGACATGATAACTGCAAGAAATCATACATTCCCATAATgcagacaaaaaaaaaaaaggaggtaACATTAAGGGGATAAAATGTCTAGAAAATCACTTACACACTACGGCAGGTACTTGGATCAAAACCCGGTGGTAAATTCCCACTTGGAATTGGTTCAAGCTGCATAATGGAAACAATAAAATATAccaaaaaaaagggaagagaatTAGAATGGTACGTGAAAAGGAAAACGAATCTTTACGAAATGGGAAGAAAACAAAGAGATTGTAATGGATGCAATCATGCAGATTAAACGAAATCTGCAACCAAATGAAAAGCTGAACCTCCATGTTATTTCAATCAGTACATTGGAGAGACAGAGGCCACAcagtaaaaaagaaaacagcGAAAATAACAGGAAAGACACGGCCTGGCCACCAAGCACTATGATATCACGTCACATGGAGCTTCCATTTCTATGATAATGTAAGCTGGTAAAACCCAACTGGGTTGGTAGTACTCAACTGTCATCAACTGGGACGATTGAGTGATGTATAAAATGGTATAATCTGCCTGAACCCCAGAacggaataaaaaaaaattaaaaaaaaaaagaaacacaaacatCTTGTATCCACAGCATACACGCCGAATGAAATATTTTAGCCCCAAAAGTGAACCACTGCACGGCACATCATACAATCATCGATGGCCCTTGAGCATCTAAAGGATCCTGTTTCTCGTCTTCTaagaagaaagtttcttcaataaacaaaaaattaatccaaacagGCTCAAGATTACACAGAAGATACCCACAACTAATAAGAAAGCAAAATACGACTACCCATCACAAACACTCAATTCACATGGGGAAAATCATTTGTTTACAATCCTTCAGAACTCAAAACGGTAAAACAGAACGCCACAAAAATCGGTGATAACTTCATAAGTATTAGTCAGAGATCGAGAACAAAATACAGAAATGGCCGAAACAAAAACGTGTAGATCATACGAATGTGAACCTAAacgaaaacaaaaaagaagtcGAACCTGAGGGTGAGCTAAGAGACCAGGATGGTAAAGCGATTGTTGTTGAAGCAAAGCTTGCTGCATCAAagcttgttgttgttgttgcttcAATCTCTGATGTTGCATTCTTGTTTCCTCGATCAATTTTCCGCCAAAAAGAACGAAAAATTTTACCGGGAAGAAGAGGGGTTAGGGTTAAGAGTCGAACAAAGGCGAGAAAAATTAGAGAGGGAAGGACTTTTCGGGGTTGGGGGAAAATCAATTAGAGGCTCTAACTCGGATGACTTATAAAATGCCGGTTCGGGCCCGGGCGAAGATATGGTTACAGACCCGTTACGCACGAATATGCAACAGCCAATCCAGATTTGACATGTATACCCTCTACCATCAAATTGGTTGGCCCGTTTTCTAGCTGACGAACGTCTGCGACAGTTCCATATTCTTTGATTTTCAAGGGAAAGGGATCAGTTAGAATTTTACGATAATTTGGTATAATGTTTGGACTATTTTCTATGTAAGGATAAATATTTCTTAGTTTACAATGTTCTAGTTAGTAtcatgtttttattattttatagtaGTCATATGGTAAATTTTTCATTGAAATCTCGGCACTTAAAATTTTGGTAGaggaaattttgattttctctcgattttcataaaattttgagaatatttcGAATTTTTTAGGAATTAGCTACGTTagattaaataaagttttatttctattttgtgGACTTGATTACATGTAATTATATAATTTCATACAATAATGTCCGTTCCAATAAAGAATACagtatttttttcaatattttatttttctaatttccatttttttcaattttcaattttatttttagtccAAAACTTTCATTGTATTTCCAAATAAATTGAACTcgaaaaaaatcacaaaacaaATAgcctatatttatatttaacctcattcaagttttttttttatcaaatttttacatcattttatcttaaaattgaattgatgtaaattttatttattttaccacaaaaaCTTTCATTTCCACATAATTTCACcttaaaatattcttaaactttttgtattattttgtaattatttttatttaaaaaaaatgttctctCGTAGACATTTATGCAGACATTTATAGTATATATCTAAATATCATCTTACTTTTataaatgatgattaaaatttataaattatagtctaattaagTCACATACAAtgtttcattaactaattatgacaatttttatcaattttcataaaatttcccaaaattttcaccaatagttttttgaaatcaatattttgaaTATTGATAGTAGTACAAAATTGGTTAagtataaaatcaaatattcaCCAGCTATATAATTACGGGatccatttttaaatatagatttaATCTAAACTTTAAGAAAACATTTATtgacatttttaatttttttattgtgtaACTAATACATCGTGAaccttttttttcacattttagTCATCGAGAACTATTTGAAGCTTAACTTATTTGTTACAATTCTTAAAGTTCATAAATAATTTAGTTTGAGTGATTAATAAGACATTAAAATTtgtctttttaattaaaaccataAATTGAATGTCTCAACTCAAACTAAGTACACAAAACTTTTTTAGTGAGTGGTTGGTTCTCAAGGTTAGACTCTATAGGGTTCAAGTTCATTAATTCTATTACAATGTGTCATGTTGATGCCAAAATTCATATAAGATAAAGAGTATGACCTTCACATACAACAacgatagattttttttaaaaggatgaGAACTTGATATGTGAAAGGGGTTTTGTGTACGAATGATGAAAAATGGTCGTTGTTggaaatcaaaagaaaattggtCTTCTGTTTGTGTCAGCACCACGTGCGTTCACCGCTTTGCCCCTGAAATCCATCCGCTAGCTTGCACGCTAAGAGGCCACTCGATGCCTCATGATACATGATTACTCGTTGCACAATGCTCGATAAACAATGGCCTTCATTGATGTTTGCCACATCATCCTCAATCCATCATACACGATCCTCGATCACTCTATGCACGATCTTCGATGGACAATTTTTCACGATCTTCGCCACATCATCCTCGATCCTCAATGTACAATCCACAATACTCTTCTGAATTTTTTACTTCTCAAGTACCCCCTTAAAACTCATTGCGTCACTTCATCACTGTCATATGAAAACGTTCATTGGTATTATCTCATCTTCTTGATCTTTACCATAGGCCCGACTACACCCATTTGAATTTGATTGTGCCATACTCATTTTTGTTTAGttgtaattttgtttcatttattttttcatttaaatgcaACTCGTTGCTCGGcactcattcttttcttttctttttattgcaTTTGGgttacattttcattttttcactaTTAAGTTTGAATGGTTTTCCTTCAATTCTATCTATTTGATGCTTTGCACATCGAGTTcgaataatttaaattactaTTTGCATTTCTGGCCCACAATGTTTTTGGGTTAAtggccttttttttcttttttctttttcttttttcttttcttttttttttttgtaaataaggTGGAACATTGAGCAAGTGTCCATAGTTCATCTTGTCTCGAGTCCCATGTGGTTAGTAATCGAGGATCATATGCGTGCATTGAGGATCATCGTTCATCGAGGAGCTTATTGTCGGGGTCGATGCCCtgaatctcgtagggttctatagtttgtaattgtactatacaaacattttatttatgtaataaaatatgtgatgttttatttcattctttgagttgcattaaccacaaaccaataaactaagatctaagttAATCTTGtatcttaaacatgtatgtagagacatacggatggatcatgtttaagtgataacctaaatggtctatactagatggataaggttggataccttatcctggtaacactacgagtatggcccgctttgtagatgttacaattgttctaaagtgctataaatgatccgatcctgatcattcatgtagagacatgtgagtggggatattctatacaaaggagtttgtataagactgaatcacgaaatgtttagtctcattatttaacaccattcataatagag
This region includes:
- the LOC120086215 gene encoding oligouridylate-binding protein 1B-like, coding for MQHQRLKQQQQQALMQQALLQQQSLYHPGLLAHPQLEPIPSGNLPPGFDPSTCRSVYVGNVHTQVTEPLLQEVFGSTGLVESCKLVRKEKSSYGFIHYFDRRSAAMAILSLNGRHLFGQPIKVNWAYASGQREDTSGHFNIFVGDLSPEVTDSTLFACFSVFPSCSDARVMWDQKTGRSRGFGFVSFRNQQDAQSAINDLTGKWLGSRQIRCNWATKGAGSNDDKQSSDVKSIAELTNGSSEDGKETVNSDAPENNPQYTTVYVGNLAPEATQVDLHRHFHSLGAGVIEEVRIQRDKGFGFVRYSTHAEAALAIQMGNAQSFLCGKQIKCSWGSKPTPPGTISNPLPPPAAVPLPGLSTTDLLAYERQLAMSKMGGVHALMHPQAPHPLKQAAMGMGAAGSSQAIYDGGFQNVAAAQQLMYYQ